In the genome of Parus major isolate Abel chromosome 2, Parus_major1.1, whole genome shotgun sequence, one region contains:
- the ATXN1 gene encoding ataxin-1 isoform X1 — MKSNQERSNECLPPKKREIPATSLPSEVKPVLPNENHRADNLAWLPSTPSGQGSLGGRHRPGGTSSVEAGLQQGLHKSLSAGLDYSPPSAPRSVPASTTLPTVYSPALSQSGTPVSPVQYTHLQHTFQFVGPQYSGSYTGFIPSQLISPTANSATGAVAAATAVATTPSQRSQLEAYSTLLASMSGLSQQGHKVEPHLVRTPGLIAAGSPPPTQQNQYVHISSSSQSTVRNVSPPTIPVPLHPHQTVIPHTLTLGPSSQVVVQYTDSGGHFVTRDPPKKPESSRLQAMQAKEVLNGEIEKSRRYGISPSADMGLVKAGNKPAPHHYETRHVVVHSSPAEYGVRDSSGVRASVMVVPNSSTPTADMEVQQAANRETSPSALNDKGSLHLGKPTHRSYALSPQQALGHEGVKAVATLSPHTVIQTTHSASEQLPVGLPATAFYTGTQPPVIGYLSGQQQAIGYPSSLPQHLVIPGTQSLLIPVGSADVEPSGVTPAIVTSSPQFAAVPHTFVTTAVPKSENFSAEPLTTQPAYQATMVQAQIHLPVVQSIASPAAAPPTLPPYFMKGSIIQLANGELKKVEDLKTEDFIQSAEISNDLKIDSSTVERIEDSHSPGIAIIQFAVGEHRAQVSVEVLVEYPFFVFGQGWSSCCPERTSQLFDLPCSKLSVGDVCISLTLKNLKNGSIKKGQPMDSASILLKHSKNDSLGGSRHRYAEQENGINQGSAQMLAENGELKFPDKIGLPAAPLLTKTEPSKPPATRKRRWSAPETRKLEKSEEEPPLTLPKPSFIPQEVKICIEGRSNVGK; from the exons ATGAAATCCAACCAAGAGCGGAGCAATGAATGCCTGCCGCCTAAGAAGCGAGAAATCCCTGCCACCAGCCTGCCTTCGGAGGTGAAGCCGGTCCTGCCAAACGAAAACCACCGTGCAGATAACCTGGCATGGCTCCCCAGTACACCCAGTGGCCAGGGCAGCCTGGGGGGCCGGCACCGGCCCGGGGGCACCTCCTCGGTGGAGGCAGGCTTGCAGCAGGGTTTGCACAAGTCactgtctgcagggctggacTATTCCCCGCCGAGTGCGCCCAGGTCCGTTCCAGCCTCTACCACTCTTCCCACGGTGTACTCGCCCGCCCTCTCCCAGTCAGGGACCCCCGTTTCCCCCGTGCAGTACACTCACCTGCAGCACACCTTCCAGTTCGTCGGGCCCCAGTACAGTGGATCGTACACCGGGTTCATCCCCTCGCAGCTGATTTCCCCGACAGCCAATTCTGCGACTGGCGCCGTGGCGGCGGCCACAGCCGTTGCGACCACTCCATCCCAGCGCTCCCAGCTGGAGGCTTATTCCACTTTGCTGGCCAGCATGAGCGGCTTAAGCCAGCAGGGGCACAAAGTTGAGCCGCACCTGGTCAGGACGCCTGGACTGATTGCTGCTGGGTCTCCTCCACCCACCCAGCAGAACCAGTACGTCCacatttccagctcttcccagagcaCTGTCAGAAATGTCTCTCCTCCAACCATCCCTGTCCCCCTTCACCCACATCAGACAGTGATCCCGCACACCCTCACCCTCGGCCCTTCCTCCCAAGTGGTGGTGCAGTACACTGACTCGGGGGGCCACTTTGTCACCAGGGATCCCCCCAAGAAACCCGAGAGCAGCCGGCTGCAGGCGATGCAGGCCAAGGAGGTACTGAATGGCGAGATAGAGAAGAGCCGGAGGTACGGCATTTCGCCTTCTGCCGACATGGGTCTAGTCAAAGCAGGCAATAAACCAGCTCCCCATCATTATGAGACCAGGCACGTGGTGGTCCACTCGAGCCCCGCCGAGTACGGCGTGCGGGATTCCTCAGGTGTCCGAGCCTCTGTCATGGTGGTCCCCAACAGCAGCACGCCCACGGCAGACATGGAGGTGCAGCAGGCCGCCAACCGTGAGACCTCTCCTTCAGCCCTCAACGACAAGGGAAGTTTGCACTTAGGAAAGCCGACCCACCGGTCCTATGCCTTGTCTCCGCAGCAGGCTCTGGGCCACGAGGGGGTGAAGGCGGTGGCCACGCTGTCCCCTCACACCGTCATTCAGACCACCCACAGCGCCTCCGAGCAGCTCCCTGTGGGGCTGCCGGCGACAGCTTTCTACACTGGGACCCAGCCGCCGGTGATCGGCTACCTGAGCGGCCAGCAGCAAGCCATCGGCTACCCCAGCAGCCTGCCGCAGCACCTGGTGATCCCGGGCACCCAGTCCCTGCTGATACCGGTCGGCAGCGCGGACGTCGAGCCGTCGGGAGTCACGCCTGCGATCGTCACGTCGTCTCCTCAGTTTGCAGCAGTGCCTCACACGTTCGTCACCACCGCCGTCCCCAAGAGCGAGAACTTCAGCGCGGAGCCCCTCACCACCCAGCCTGCCTACCAGGCCACCATGGTGCAGGCGCAGATCCACCTGCCCGTGGTGCAGTCCATTGCCTCCCCCGCCGCCGCGCCCCCCACGCTGCCCCCTTACTTCATGAAGGGGTCGATCATCCAGCTGGCCAACGGGGAGCTGAAGAAAGTAGAGGACTTGAAAACAGAAGACTTCATACAGAGCGCGGAAATTAGCAACGACCTGAAAATAGACTCCAGCACTGTGGAGAGGATCGAAGACAGCCATAGCCCAGGCATCGCCATCATCCAGTTTGCGGTGGGGGAGCATCGAGCACAG GTCAGCGTGGAAGTCTTGGTAGAATACcctttttttgtatttggaCAAGGCTGGTCATCCTGCTGCCCTGAAAGAACCAGCCAGCTCTTTGATTTGCCATGCTCCAAACTCTCAGTGGGGGACGTCTGCATATCGCTCACACTCAAGAACCTGAAGAATGGCTCTATTAAAAAGGGCCAGCCCATGGACTCAGCTAGTATCTTGCTGAAGCATTCAAAGAATGACAGTCTAGGTGGAAGTAGACACAGGTATGCGgagcaggaaaatgggattaATCAGGGAAGCGCACAGATGTTAGCTGAAAACGGTGAACTGAAGTTTCCGGACAAAATAGGATTGCCTGCAGCACCTTTGCTCACCAAAACAGAACCCAGCAAGCCCCCAGCAacgaggaagaggaggtggTCAGCCCCCGAAACACGAAAACTAGAGAAATCAGAAGAGGAGCCACCTTTGACTCTTCCCAAGCCTTCTTTTATTCCTCAGGAGGTTAAGATTTGCATTGAAGGTCGATCCAACGTAGGAAAGTAA
- the ATXN1 gene encoding ataxin-1 isoform X2 — MKSNQERSNECLPPKKREIPATSLPSEVKPVLPNENHRADNLAWLPSTPSGQGSLGGRHRPGGTSSVEAGLQQGLHKSLSAGLDYSPPSAPRSVPASTTLPTVYSPALSQSGTPVSPVQYTHLQHTFQFVGPQYSGSYTGFIPSQLISPTANSATGAVAAATAVATTPSQRSQLEAYSTLLASMSGLSQQGHKVEPHLVRTPGLIAAGSPPPTQQNQYVHISSSSQSTVRNVSPPTIPVPLHPHQTVIPHTLTLGPSSQVVVQYTDSGGHFVTRDPPKKPESSRLQAMQAKEVLNGEIEKSRRYGISPSADMGLVKAGNKPAPHHYETRHVVVHSSPAEYGVRDSSGVRASVMVVPNSSTPTADMEVQQAANRETSPSALNDKGSLHLGKPTHRSYALSPQQALGHEGVKAVATLSPHTVIQTTHSASEQLPVGLPATAFYTGTQPPVIGYLSGQQQAIGYPSSLPQHLVIPGTQSLLIPVGSADVEPSGVTPAIVTSSPQFAAVPHTFVTTAVPKSENFSAEPLTTQPAYQATMVQAQIHLPVVQSIASPAAAPPTLPPYFMKGSIIQLANGELKKVEDLKTEDFIQSAEISNDLKIDSSTVERIEDSHSPGIAIIQFAVGEHRAQSCNSYPWYQLDTLGKTCMLEWL, encoded by the coding sequence ATGAAATCCAACCAAGAGCGGAGCAATGAATGCCTGCCGCCTAAGAAGCGAGAAATCCCTGCCACCAGCCTGCCTTCGGAGGTGAAGCCGGTCCTGCCAAACGAAAACCACCGTGCAGATAACCTGGCATGGCTCCCCAGTACACCCAGTGGCCAGGGCAGCCTGGGGGGCCGGCACCGGCCCGGGGGCACCTCCTCGGTGGAGGCAGGCTTGCAGCAGGGTTTGCACAAGTCactgtctgcagggctggacTATTCCCCGCCGAGTGCGCCCAGGTCCGTTCCAGCCTCTACCACTCTTCCCACGGTGTACTCGCCCGCCCTCTCCCAGTCAGGGACCCCCGTTTCCCCCGTGCAGTACACTCACCTGCAGCACACCTTCCAGTTCGTCGGGCCCCAGTACAGTGGATCGTACACCGGGTTCATCCCCTCGCAGCTGATTTCCCCGACAGCCAATTCTGCGACTGGCGCCGTGGCGGCGGCCACAGCCGTTGCGACCACTCCATCCCAGCGCTCCCAGCTGGAGGCTTATTCCACTTTGCTGGCCAGCATGAGCGGCTTAAGCCAGCAGGGGCACAAAGTTGAGCCGCACCTGGTCAGGACGCCTGGACTGATTGCTGCTGGGTCTCCTCCACCCACCCAGCAGAACCAGTACGTCCacatttccagctcttcccagagcaCTGTCAGAAATGTCTCTCCTCCAACCATCCCTGTCCCCCTTCACCCACATCAGACAGTGATCCCGCACACCCTCACCCTCGGCCCTTCCTCCCAAGTGGTGGTGCAGTACACTGACTCGGGGGGCCACTTTGTCACCAGGGATCCCCCCAAGAAACCCGAGAGCAGCCGGCTGCAGGCGATGCAGGCCAAGGAGGTACTGAATGGCGAGATAGAGAAGAGCCGGAGGTACGGCATTTCGCCTTCTGCCGACATGGGTCTAGTCAAAGCAGGCAATAAACCAGCTCCCCATCATTATGAGACCAGGCACGTGGTGGTCCACTCGAGCCCCGCCGAGTACGGCGTGCGGGATTCCTCAGGTGTCCGAGCCTCTGTCATGGTGGTCCCCAACAGCAGCACGCCCACGGCAGACATGGAGGTGCAGCAGGCCGCCAACCGTGAGACCTCTCCTTCAGCCCTCAACGACAAGGGAAGTTTGCACTTAGGAAAGCCGACCCACCGGTCCTATGCCTTGTCTCCGCAGCAGGCTCTGGGCCACGAGGGGGTGAAGGCGGTGGCCACGCTGTCCCCTCACACCGTCATTCAGACCACCCACAGCGCCTCCGAGCAGCTCCCTGTGGGGCTGCCGGCGACAGCTTTCTACACTGGGACCCAGCCGCCGGTGATCGGCTACCTGAGCGGCCAGCAGCAAGCCATCGGCTACCCCAGCAGCCTGCCGCAGCACCTGGTGATCCCGGGCACCCAGTCCCTGCTGATACCGGTCGGCAGCGCGGACGTCGAGCCGTCGGGAGTCACGCCTGCGATCGTCACGTCGTCTCCTCAGTTTGCAGCAGTGCCTCACACGTTCGTCACCACCGCCGTCCCCAAGAGCGAGAACTTCAGCGCGGAGCCCCTCACCACCCAGCCTGCCTACCAGGCCACCATGGTGCAGGCGCAGATCCACCTGCCCGTGGTGCAGTCCATTGCCTCCCCCGCCGCCGCGCCCCCCACGCTGCCCCCTTACTTCATGAAGGGGTCGATCATCCAGCTGGCCAACGGGGAGCTGAAGAAAGTAGAGGACTTGAAAACAGAAGACTTCATACAGAGCGCGGAAATTAGCAACGACCTGAAAATAGACTCCAGCACTGTGGAGAGGATCGAAGACAGCCATAGCCCAGGCATCGCCATCATCCAGTTTGCGGTGGGGGAGCATCGAGCACAG